One Chlamydiales bacterium genomic window, TTATTCGTGATCATAACGAAGATGTTTGGAAAGCCTATCCAAATCTTGGTTTCTTTACTCTAGCTGATGGGATGGGTGGTCATGCTGCAGGAGAGGTGGCTGCTGATGAGTCAGTTTCTTATCTGTATAGACTGGTAGAAAAATGGCACCCTAGTAAAGAAAGTGCTCCTGAAAAAACGGTTGATTTTTTTTATCATGCTCTTATTGAAGTCAACAACGCAATCTATGAAAAAGGAAGGCAAGAATCTGCTTGTGCTGGGATGGGAACGACAATTTGTGCACTTTATATTGATGAAATCTATGCGACTTTTGCACATGTAGGAGATAGCAGAATTTATCATTTAAGGGAGGGTGTATTGAGGCAATTAACAGAAGATCATTCCCTTGTATCCAATTTAATTGCTCTTGGCACGTTGAAAGATGACGAGCGTGCGACATCTCCCTACAAACATATTCTAACAAGTGCGATAGGTATTCATCCACATGTCAAACCTCGAGTGAACTATCTAAAAATAGATTTTCAGGATTGTTTTCTTATCTGTTCTGATGGTTTAAATAACCATGTCGACGACAATACTATTGAATCCATTTTAAATAAAAATATTCCTCTGAGTGTGCGTGCACAGTTGCTTGTTGATTTGGCAAAAGAAGGTGGAGGCAGAGATAATATCACTGTGATTCTTGTAAAAATAAATGACGATCTACCTAGACAATAATGCAACCACTTTTCTTGATCCTCGAGTCTTAGCTTCAATTGAAGCTTTATTGAGACAAAAAGTTGGAAATCCATCTAGCATTCACTCTTATGGACAAATTGGTCGAGCAATTTTAGCTAAAGCTACAAAAGATGTAGCGAATTTTTTTTCTGTCCAACCCTCTGAAATTGTCTTTACTTCTGGAGCAACTGAAGCACTAAATATGGTCATACGTAGTCTTCCTGCTAAAAGTCATGTTATCACCTCTTCGCTCGAGCATATTGCTGTACTAGAGGCTTTAAAAATGATTCATTGTGAAATAGACTATCTCAATCCATGCCCTGGTTATGGCTCCATAACATCTCTTCAAGTACAAGAGGCTATGCGTTCTAATACTTCTGCCATTATTCTAACAGCTGCCAATAATGAAACGGGGATTATTACAGATATTGAACTTATTGCTGATCTTTCTCAAAGATATGGAGTTGCTTTAATTATTGATGGGGTAGCGCGCCTTGGAAAAGGAAATTGGGTTTTACCTAAAGGAGTGTCAGCAGCTTGTTTTAGTGGACACAAAATTCATGGACCAAGTGGAGTAGGTGTGGCTGTGATTCGTAAATCATATACATGTCATCCAATAATAGTTGGTGGTCCTCAACAATATCGTATGCGAGGAGGGACAGAAAATTTAGCGGGGATTCTCGGTTTTGCAGAAGCATTAAAGTTTTTACCCACTTCTGGTAAGAAAATGAGAGATCTTCGCGATTATTTTGAGAATGGTTTAACTCAAAATCTATCTGGGATTTTTATTCATGGAATCAATGAATCAAGGCTTTGTAATACATCGAATATTGCATTTGAAGGCGTTGATGGCGAAACTCTACTGATGCAACTAGACTTATTAGGGATTAGTGCGAGTCATGGATCAGCTTGCTCATCTGGCGCTTTAGAAACTTCTCGGGTTTTGCTCAACATGGGAATTGAACCTAGTCTTGCACGTAGCTCTATTCGTTTTTCGATCAGTAGGTTTACGACATTGAGTGAAATTGATAAAGCTCTGTCCATTGTGACCAAATGTATAAGAAATGCAAAAAAATTTTAAAAAATCCTACTTTTATTATATATGATTAAATATCTTCTAGATAAGTATTAAGTCGATTCATCCACCCTTTAACCCACTTTTCTTCTTGTCTTTCGACAGGAGCATGAGAGACCCTTCTTAATAATAGAGTTTTTGCTGTTTTTACAAAATCCCCAATAGGCTCTGAAGAATGATCTGGAATTAGAAGTAAAACTTGTAAGAGTCCCCATCTATATCCTTCGTAGTTTTCTTCAGGATTGATACCTGATCCTTTAAAATTTAAGTAGTCTATAAGAACATAGAGTCCTTTTATACTTTTAGAGAGGTTTTTAAAGAGCATGGTCACTTTTCTTTTTTCTTTTTTAGAACAGGCTTTAATCATTTTTGGTAAACTCAATTTTAAACGATGAAACATAAATCCAATTTGCAAATGTTTATTTGCAATTAAAAACTCTCTTAATTCTTGCATGTCAGAGGAATAAAAATTTTCATAAAATGCTTCTTTTGAATTCCAAGGGCAAGATTGATGATCGAGTAAAAATTGTGGGAGACCTTGAGGTTTTTTTTGTTTAATAAATCCAATGAATTGAGGAAAAGACTCTTCAAATTTTCTCTCCTTATGGTCAGGGTACCAGATAAAATGGCCTATGCCTATTGAGGCAAAATCTTCTCTATCATTCCAACTGGTAAGACCATTGAGACTTTTTTTACATTCGTTATCCCATATTTTTTCTCCAATTTTTTCTAAATCTTGATTTGTGATTGAAAAGACAGGAGATAAATAGCATAAAAATAAAGCAAGTTGAAAAATAAAACATCTTTTCATAAAAAATCCTAAACATCATTTATTATGATCCGCTCATCATTTTTTCACGATACTTTCTATTCACTGTTAGTGATTAAAAAGCTTACGTGTATGCTTTTTTGTTTTCTTTTTGGATATGAAACACTTTGTGCAATTGATATCTATCAAAAAGACCCTTTTATAGACAATTTAATCAGTAAAATGACGATAGAAGAGAAAGTAGGTCAATTATTGATTGTCCATTTTCAAGGAGAAGAATGTAATGAGATCGCAAAAATATTGATAGAAGATCTGCATATTGGTGGAATCATTTATTATGGATGGGCGAATAACCTCTCCAATCCTGAAAAAGTCAGAGAGTTAAGTCAGAGTTTACAAAAATGTGCATTAGAGACACCCCTAGCATTAGAACTATTTATTGCTATCGACCAAGAAGGGGGTTCTATTTGTAGATTGAAGGAAGGATTTACAGTCATTCCATCTAGTCGAGCGATTGGTATGAGTGGAGATCCTTTTCTCGCACAAATCTATTCTTCTATTATTGCTAAAGAACTTATGGATGTGGGAGTCAATATGAATTTTGCTCCTGTTGTTGATGTCAACAATGATGGAGTTTTAAGAGAACGATGTTTTGCAAATGATCCTAAAATAGTGACTGCTTTTGCTAAAGCAGCAATTAAAGGATATCAAGATAAAAGTGTCATTCCCACGATTAAACATTACCCTGGTTATGGAAATGTTTCCATAGATCCACATGTTGATTTGCCAACTAATGGCCGTCTTTTAAAAGATTTAGAAAAGATAGATTTGTGGCCATTTTTTCAACTTGCCAGCCAAGTTGATGCAATCATGACTGCCCATATTTTAGTCCCAGCATTAGATCCTAAACATTGTGCAACACTTTCATCTAAAATTTTATCTTATCTAAGGAATACCATGGGTTTTAAAGGATTAATCATCTCTGATTCATTGGTGATGAAAGGGATCCAAAAAGGCTCTGAATCTATAGATGAAATTGCAATTAGAGCATTTAACGCAGGATGTGACATCTTACTTTTAGGAGGGAAACAGTTGCTTGAAGAAAAGCAAGGATATGAATTGAATCTATCGGATCTTCAAAAAATTCATCGATCTATTGTTTGCGCAGTGACCGCAGGTATCATCAGTGAATCTAAGTTAAATGAGGCAGTTGCACGTATTTTGCAGATCAAAATCAAATATCTAAAAAGGAAGTCAAAAGGATAGATCGATTGAAAAGATGATGTGTATTCTAAGGAATGATGGTAAGAGTGTTTTTCATGTTCATTGTGATTTCATGATGAATCAACTAGGTCACTAATTTTCTAATGTTTTTACAGTAATAGATTTAATGCCGAGTAGAGTTGTTTCTTCAGCAATTAATTCAAATTCACCAACAGTGATCGTATCTCCCTCAATAGGTTTATGATCAAGTTGAGAAATCATTAATTGTGCTAGTGTTTCTACTTCATGTGAACATATAGAAGTTCCGTACTCTTTATTTAAATCAAGAATTTTTTTATTACCAGGAAATGTGCGATGAATCATTGGGTCTTTGGTTCTTTTTTTTCTTTCTTCGAGTGGATGGTGGTGACCAAAAATTTCCTCCAAAATTGCGTCAAGAGTTAGCATGCCTATTGCTGCACCATTTGGATCAAGA contains:
- a CDS encoding Stp1/IreP family PP2C-type Ser/Thr phosphatase, translating into MIQPTSVIECVGISDIGLIRDHNEDVWKAYPNLGFFTLADGMGGHAAGEVAADESVSYLYRLVEKWHPSKESAPEKTVDFFYHALIEVNNAIYEKGRQESACAGMGTTICALYIDEIYATFAHVGDSRIYHLREGVLRQLTEDHSLVSNLIALGTLKDDERATSPYKHILTSAIGIHPHVKPRVNYLKIDFQDCFLICSDGLNNHVDDNTIESILNKNIPLSVRAQLLVDLAKEGGGRDNITVILVKINDDLPRQ
- a CDS encoding cysteine desulfurase family protein, producing MTIYLDNNATTFLDPRVLASIEALLRQKVGNPSSIHSYGQIGRAILAKATKDVANFFSVQPSEIVFTSGATEALNMVIRSLPAKSHVITSSLEHIAVLEALKMIHCEIDYLNPCPGYGSITSLQVQEAMRSNTSAIILTAANNETGIITDIELIADLSQRYGVALIIDGVARLGKGNWVLPKGVSAACFSGHKIHGPSGVGVAVIRKSYTCHPIIVGGPQQYRMRGGTENLAGILGFAEALKFLPTSGKKMRDLRDYFENGLTQNLSGIFIHGINESRLCNTSNIAFEGVDGETLLMQLDLLGISASHGSACSSGALETSRVLLNMGIEPSLARSSIRFSISRFTTLSEIDKALSIVTKCIRNAKKF
- a CDS encoding glycoside hydrolase family 3 protein; protein product: MLFCFLFGYETLCAIDIYQKDPFIDNLISKMTIEEKVGQLLIVHFQGEECNEIAKILIEDLHIGGIIYYGWANNLSNPEKVRELSQSLQKCALETPLALELFIAIDQEGGSICRLKEGFTVIPSSRAIGMSGDPFLAQIYSSIIAKELMDVGVNMNFAPVVDVNNDGVLRERCFANDPKIVTAFAKAAIKGYQDKSVIPTIKHYPGYGNVSIDPHVDLPTNGRLLKDLEKIDLWPFFQLASQVDAIMTAHILVPALDPKHCATLSSKILSYLRNTMGFKGLIISDSLVMKGIQKGSESIDEIAIRAFNAGCDILLLGGKQLLEEKQGYELNLSDLQKIHRSIVCAVTAGIISESKLNEAVARILQIKIKYLKRKSKG